One part of the Lapillicoccus jejuensis genome encodes these proteins:
- a CDS encoding SCO6745 family protein yields the protein MDYAEARAAFFAPREGETQPLGWTTPARRLRDAIEPIATVCFWSEPSYDAAAARGLDFLSGYVWGRSSVLGEPEGAVAAAAFGVFAPGLVADLYDAGRAACSLTDVRAARVEGVTAALTQAVGDPAGTEGLAETTAALEAAGDAASPLGRPFFAGWGAQPVPDEPWARLWRATSRLRELRGDSHLAALVGEGVDGIQANVLTELWVGWDLLSYTGSRAWDPELMASAVAGLEQRGLVADGALTDAGRELRDRLEAETDRAVQPVIDALGDDLDAHVERLERWSSAVIERGWFPPDPYKRAAG from the coding sequence ATGGACTACGCCGAGGCCCGCGCCGCCTTCTTCGCGCCCCGTGAGGGCGAGACCCAGCCGCTGGGCTGGACCACGCCTGCCCGTCGCCTGCGCGACGCCATCGAGCCGATCGCCACCGTCTGCTTCTGGAGCGAACCCTCGTACGACGCCGCCGCCGCGCGCGGCCTCGACTTCCTCTCCGGCTACGTCTGGGGGCGCTCGAGCGTGCTGGGCGAGCCCGAGGGGGCGGTCGCCGCGGCGGCGTTCGGCGTCTTCGCGCCCGGGCTGGTCGCCGACCTGTACGACGCCGGCCGCGCCGCCTGCTCGCTCACCGACGTCCGCGCCGCCCGCGTCGAGGGCGTCACCGCGGCGCTGACCCAGGCCGTCGGCGACCCGGCGGGCACCGAGGGGCTGGCGGAGACGACGGCCGCCCTCGAGGCCGCGGGCGACGCGGCGTCGCCCCTGGGGCGGCCGTTCTTCGCCGGGTGGGGGGCGCAGCCGGTGCCGGACGAGCCGTGGGCCCGGCTGTGGCGCGCGACCTCCCGGCTGCGCGAGCTGCGCGGCGACAGCCACCTCGCCGCGCTCGTCGGCGAGGGCGTCGACGGGATCCAGGCCAACGTGCTGACCGAGCTGTGGGTCGGCTGGGACCTGTTGTCCTACACCGGTTCCCGCGCGTGGGACCCCGAGCTCATGGCGTCGGCCGTCGCCGGCCTGGAGCAGCGCGGACTCGTCGCGGACGGCGCGCTGACCGACGCCGGCCGCGAGCTGCGCGATCGCCTCGAGGCCGAGACCGACCGAGCCGTGCAGCCCGTCATCGACGCCCTCGGCGACGACCTCGACGCCCACGTCGAGCGGCTCGAGCGGTGGTCGTCGGCCGTCATCGAGCGCGGCTGGTTCCCGCCGGACCCGTACAAGCGCGCCGCCGGCTGA
- a CDS encoding zinc-dependent alcohol dehydrogenase has translation MRAAVLTGLGQVELQDRPEPDARPGWVVVAVESASLCGTDVHQYDGRIDTPFPRVPGHDFAGRVESVGEGVEESWVGRPVAVKPSLPCNDCPECDSGKPFDCKKKKLIGLWSDGCMTEKVAVPVVNLIPRPDGVEAWQASLLEPLAVGLNTVDRLRIILGESVVVLGQGPIGLALTRLCALSGAGKLIVTDAREAPFTVSRAFGATDCVNVAEVDAKQAVLDLTDGVGADIVIETSGFPASSAMVLDAVRKEGKVAHIGWANDLPPLPVIPIMAKTLTVFGIGGNGGRGQYERALELVRSGRFDLDPLVTHRFSLDDVAQAFETAASKADGAIKVVVTP, from the coding sequence GTGCGCGCCGCCGTCCTCACGGGTCTCGGCCAGGTCGAGCTGCAGGACCGTCCCGAGCCCGATGCGCGGCCCGGCTGGGTCGTCGTCGCCGTCGAGTCCGCCTCGCTGTGCGGCACCGACGTCCACCAGTACGACGGGCGGATCGACACGCCCTTCCCGCGGGTGCCGGGGCACGACTTCGCCGGCCGCGTCGAGAGCGTCGGCGAGGGCGTCGAGGAGTCGTGGGTGGGCCGCCCCGTCGCCGTCAAGCCGTCCCTGCCGTGCAACGACTGCCCCGAGTGCGACAGCGGGAAGCCCTTCGACTGCAAGAAGAAGAAGCTCATCGGGCTGTGGTCCGACGGGTGCATGACCGAGAAGGTCGCGGTCCCCGTCGTCAACCTCATCCCGCGCCCGGACGGCGTGGAGGCCTGGCAGGCCTCGCTGCTCGAGCCGCTCGCCGTCGGGCTCAACACGGTCGACCGGCTGCGGATCATCCTCGGCGAGAGCGTCGTCGTGCTCGGCCAGGGGCCGATCGGGCTGGCCCTGACCCGGCTGTGCGCGCTGTCCGGAGCGGGCAAGCTCATCGTGACCGACGCGCGCGAGGCGCCGTTCACGGTATCGCGTGCGTTCGGCGCGACCGACTGCGTCAACGTCGCCGAGGTCGACGCGAAGCAGGCGGTCCTCGACCTCACCGACGGGGTCGGCGCCGACATCGTCATCGAGACCAGCGGCTTCCCGGCGTCGTCGGCGATGGTGCTCGACGCGGTCCGCAAGGAGGGCAAGGTCGCCCACATCGGCTGGGCCAACGACCTCCCTCCGTTGCCGGTCATCCCCATCATGGCCAAGACGCTCACCGTCTTCGGCATCGGCGGCAACGGCGGGCGTGGACAGTACGAGCGGGCCCTCGAGCTCGTGCGCTCGGGTCGCTTCGACCTCGACCCGCTGGTGACGCACCGGTTCTCGCTCGACGACGTCGCGCAGGCGTTCGAGACGGCGGCGTCCAAGGCCGACGGCGCGATCAAGGTCGTCGTCACCCCCTGA
- a CDS encoding DinB family protein encodes MTDTSDLSTPVTPSALRQALADADAALGRLDDALAQLGDGDLHRAHVDGGWTVAQVVSHINVCSLLWVGDLKRLECDPEVSFFFREEVGHDLVGYPPPTIELARRQLASTRRTTATAAGSVSAEVLARRVEIPDLGTMTVEEWSPLILGHAAGHVEQALEIMRNREFAPKGV; translated from the coding sequence GTGACCGACACCTCCGACCTGTCCACGCCGGTTACCCCCTCGGCGCTGCGCCAGGCGCTGGCCGACGCCGACGCGGCGCTCGGCCGCCTCGACGACGCGCTGGCCCAGCTGGGCGACGGCGACCTGCACCGGGCGCACGTCGACGGGGGGTGGACCGTCGCGCAGGTCGTGAGCCACATCAACGTCTGCTCGCTGCTCTGGGTCGGGGACCTCAAGCGGCTCGAGTGCGACCCTGAGGTGTCGTTCTTCTTCCGCGAGGAGGTCGGGCACGACCTCGTCGGGTACCCGCCGCCGACCATCGAGCTCGCCCGCCGGCAGCTGGCCAGCACCCGCCGGACGACCGCGACCGCCGCGGGCTCGGTGAGCGCGGAGGTCCTCGCCCGCCGGGTCGAGATCCCCGACCTCGGGACGATGACCGTCGAGGAGTGGAGCCCGCTCATCCTCGGTCACGCCGCGGGGCACGTCGAGCAGGCCCTCGAGATCATGCGCAACCGCGAGTTCGCGCCGAAGGGGGTCTGA
- the dxs gene encoding 1-deoxy-D-xylulose-5-phosphate synthase, which produces MALLDRIDGPDDVRSLPPEALPRLAGEIREFLIESVSRTGGHLGPNLGVVELTIALHRVFASPRDTIVFDTGHQSYVHKLLTGRRDFGRLRQRGGLSGYPSRGESEHDVVENSHASTSLSWADGIAKARRLAGERDRHTVAVIGDGALTGGMAWEALNNIAAEKDLPLVIVVNDNERSYAPTTGGLADYLATLRTTQGYEAFLTWGKNALSRTPVIGNAVYGAAHGMKKGLKDMVAPQGMFEDLGLKYLGPIDGHDTAAVEATLRRARDFGRPVLVHVLTKKGKGYDLARRDEADQFHAVDKINPETGLPLQVKGRIWTDEFSDALMRVAADRDDLVAITAAMLIPVGLREFAERHPDRVFDVGIAEQHAVTMAAGLAYGGLHPVVCVYATFLNRAFDQLLMDCALHRAGVTFVLDRAGVTGTDGASHNGMWDMTLTGMVPGLHLCAPRDAEALGRALAEAVDVPDAPTVIRFSKQNPPAPLPAVRRSGSVDVLAEPGEGDVDLLLVGLGELATTAVSVAEKLTAQGRSVRVVDPHWCLPVSADLVDLARSAGAVAVLEDNLVVGGVGSQVALALHEARVEVPVHLHGIPKRFLDHGSRGEVLEEIGLTPDAVADALDARLR; this is translated from the coding sequence GTGGCACTGCTCGACCGCATCGACGGACCCGACGACGTCCGCTCCCTGCCCCCCGAGGCGCTGCCCCGGCTGGCCGGTGAGATCCGCGAGTTCCTCATCGAGTCGGTCTCGCGCACCGGGGGCCACCTCGGTCCCAACCTCGGGGTGGTGGAGCTGACCATTGCGCTGCACCGGGTCTTCGCCTCGCCGCGCGACACGATCGTCTTCGACACCGGGCACCAGTCCTACGTGCACAAGCTGCTCACGGGGCGGCGCGACTTCGGGAGGCTGCGCCAGCGCGGCGGCCTGTCGGGGTACCCCTCGCGCGGCGAGTCCGAGCACGACGTCGTCGAGAACTCGCACGCGTCCACCTCGCTGTCCTGGGCCGACGGCATCGCCAAGGCGCGCCGGTTGGCGGGCGAGCGCGACCGGCACACCGTGGCCGTCATCGGCGACGGCGCGCTCACCGGCGGCATGGCCTGGGAGGCCCTCAACAACATCGCCGCCGAGAAGGACCTGCCGCTCGTCATCGTCGTCAACGACAACGAGCGCTCCTACGCGCCGACGACCGGCGGGCTGGCCGACTACCTCGCGACGCTGCGCACCACCCAGGGCTACGAGGCCTTCCTCACCTGGGGCAAGAACGCCCTGTCACGCACGCCCGTCATCGGCAACGCCGTCTACGGGGCGGCGCACGGGATGAAGAAGGGCCTCAAGGACATGGTCGCCCCGCAGGGGATGTTCGAGGACCTCGGGCTGAAGTACCTCGGCCCCATCGACGGGCACGACACCGCCGCGGTGGAGGCGACCCTGCGGCGCGCGCGCGACTTCGGCCGCCCCGTCCTCGTCCACGTCCTCACCAAGAAGGGCAAGGGCTACGACCTCGCCCGCCGCGACGAGGCCGACCAGTTCCACGCCGTCGACAAGATCAACCCCGAGACCGGACTGCCGCTGCAGGTCAAGGGACGGATCTGGACCGACGAGTTCAGCGACGCCCTCATGCGGGTGGCGGCCGACCGCGACGACCTCGTGGCCATCACCGCCGCGATGCTCATCCCGGTCGGGCTGCGCGAGTTCGCCGAGCGCCACCCCGACCGGGTCTTCGACGTCGGGATCGCCGAGCAGCACGCCGTGACGATGGCGGCCGGACTGGCGTACGGCGGCCTGCACCCGGTCGTCTGCGTCTACGCCACCTTCCTCAACCGCGCCTTCGACCAGCTGCTCATGGACTGCGCGCTGCACCGGGCCGGCGTCACCTTCGTCCTCGACCGCGCCGGCGTGACCGGCACGGACGGCGCGTCGCACAACGGCATGTGGGACATGACGCTGACCGGGATGGTGCCTGGTCTGCACCTGTGCGCCCCGCGCGACGCCGAGGCCCTCGGACGGGCACTCGCCGAGGCGGTCGACGTCCCCGACGCCCCGACGGTCATCCGCTTCTCCAAGCAAAACCCGCCCGCGCCGCTGCCCGCCGTCCGGCGCAGCGGCAGCGTCGACGTGCTCGCCGAGCCGGGCGAGGGCGACGTCGACCTCCTCCTCGTCGGCCTGGGGGAGCTGGCGACGACGGCGGTGTCGGTCGCCGAGAAGCTCACCGCCCAGGGCCGCAGCGTCCGCGTCGTCGACCCGCACTGGTGCCTGCCGGTCAGCGCCGACCTCGTCGACCTGGCCCGGTCCGCCGGGGCGGTCGCCGTCCTCGAGGACAACCTCGTCGTCGGCGGGGTGGGTTCGCAGGTCGCGCTCGCGCTGCACGAGGCCCGGGTCGAGGTGCCGGTGCACCTGCACGGCATCCCCAAGCGCTTCCTCGACCACGGCTCGCGCGGCGAGGTGCTCGAGGAGATCGGGCTCACGCCGGACGCGGTGGCCGACGCGCTGGACGCACGGCTGCGCTGA